TTCCAGCGGTTGACGATGCCGCAGAACAGCTCGGCGGTCTTCTCGGTGTCGTAGCGGGCCGAGTGGGCCTCACGGCCATCGAAATCGATGTCGGCTGCCTGACAGGCCTTGGCCAAGACAGTCTGGCCGTACGCCAGGCCGGCCAGGGTCGCCGTGTCGAAGCTGGAAAACGGGTGGAATGGGTTGCGCTTCATGTCCAGCCGCGCAACGGCGGCATTGAGAAAGCCCAAGTCAAAGCTGCTGTTGTGCCCCACCAGGATCGCACGCTTGCAACCGTTGGCTTTCAGCGCCTTGCGCACGCCACGGAAGATGTCGGTCAGCGCGGTTTCCTCGCTGACCGCCATGCGCAGCGGGTGGTCGAGCTTGATCCCAGTGAACTCCAGCGCGGCGGCTTCGACGTTGGCGCCTTCGAACGGTTCGACGCGGAAGAAATAGGTGTGGTCAGGGAACACAAAGCCTTTTTCGTCCATGCCAATGGTCGTCGCGGCGATTTCCAGCAGCGCATCGGTGGCGGAGTTGAAGCCGCCGGTTTCTACGTCGACCACCACCGGCAGATAGCCCCGGAAACGAGCGGCCATGGGATGGCGAGCGCCTCCGGAACCAGCATTGCCGTCCAGTTCGTCGTCGAAATGATCTTCACTCACGCGTTTTCCTCCAGCAGGCGCCAGCGCAGTTTTTCACCGGCGCGCAGCGGGATGACAGTCAGCTCGCCAAAGGGCAGGCTGGCGGGGGCGGTCCACTCGTCGCGGACCAGGGTAATACGATCGGTGTTCACCGGTAGGCCGTAGAAACGCGGGCCGTGCAAGCTGGCGAAACCTTCGAGCTTGTCCAGCGCGTTGCGCTGCTCGAACGCCTCGGCGTACATCTCGATGGCGGCGTAGGCGGTATAGCACCCGGCGCAACCGCAAGCGGCTTCCTTGGCGTGGCGGGCGTGGGGCGCCGAGTCCGTGCCGAGGAAAAACTTGGCGCTGCCGCTGGTGGCGGCGTCGAGCAAGGCTTCCTGATGGGTGTTGCGCTTGAGGATCGGCAGGCAATAGAAGTGCGGCCGGATCCCGCCCACCAGCATGTGGTTGCGGTTGTATAGCAGGTGATGCGCAGTGATCGTGGCGCCGACATTGGCCGGGGCTTCGTTGACGAACTGCACGGCATCGCCGGTGGTGATGTGCTCGAAGACCACCTTGAGCGTCGGGAAACGCTCCACGACGCGACGCATATGCTCGTCGATGAAGATTTTCTCGCGGTCGAACACATCGACATCGCTGCGAGTGACTTCACCGTGGATCAGAAGGGGCATCCCGACTTCGGCCATGGCTTCCAGCGCCGGGAAAATCTTGTCGATGCCAGTGACGCCGGAATCCGAGTTGGTGGTGGCGCCGGCCGGGTACAACTTGGCCGCGTGGACGAAACCACTGGCCTTGGCCTCGCGTATTTCCTCGGGCTGGGTGCGGTCGGTGAGGTAAAGCACCATCAGTGGCTCGAAGCGGCTGCCAGCCGGGCGCGCGGCGAGGATGCGCTGGCGATAGCCATCAGCCTCGACAGCGTTACGCACGGGCGGAACCAGGTTAGGCATGATGATTGCGCGCCCGAAGGTGCGCGCGACATCGGCGACGGTATGGGTCAACACAGCACCATCGCGAAGATGAATATGCCAGTCGTCGGGACGCAGCAGGGTCAGGCGGTCGGACATTGGGGGGCTTCCAGGCGGGTCAAACTCTGGGGAATGCTACCGGAAAAGACCGATCCGGGCACCCGCTATCAAGTTTTGCCGCA
The Pseudomonas marvdashtae genome window above contains:
- the rnt gene encoding ribonuclease T; the protein is MSEDHFDDELDGNAGSGGARHPMAARFRGYLPVVVDVETGGFNSATDALLEIAATTIGMDEKGFVFPDHTYFFRVEPFEGANVEAAALEFTGIKLDHPLRMAVSEETALTDIFRGVRKALKANGCKRAILVGHNSSFDLGFLNAAVARLDMKRNPFHPFSSFDTATLAGLAYGQTVLAKACQAADIDFDGREAHSARYDTEKTAELFCGIVNRWKEMGGWQDFDD
- the pyrC gene encoding dihydroorotase codes for the protein MSDRLTLLRPDDWHIHLRDGAVLTHTVADVARTFGRAIIMPNLVPPVRNAVEADGYRQRILAARPAGSRFEPLMVLYLTDRTQPEEIREAKASGFVHAAKLYPAGATTNSDSGVTGIDKIFPALEAMAEVGMPLLIHGEVTRSDVDVFDREKIFIDEHMRRVVERFPTLKVVFEHITTGDAVQFVNEAPANVGATITAHHLLYNRNHMLVGGIRPHFYCLPILKRNTHQEALLDAATSGSAKFFLGTDSAPHARHAKEAACGCAGCYTAYAAIEMYAEAFEQRNALDKLEGFASLHGPRFYGLPVNTDRITLVRDEWTAPASLPFGELTVIPLRAGEKLRWRLLEENA